In Lewinella sp. 4G2, the DNA window CGGGGGCACGACCAAACCAGTCTCCACGCTTGAGGGCACACCGCTTTTACACGCACACACATGTTAAACCAAGTCACTTACTTCGAGCGTCTGCTCGCTTTGCACCCCAGCAAATTTGAAATGGCTAAACGCCTGACGAGCATTCTATCCATCAGTAGCGATGCTGTTTACCGGCGCATCCGCGGTGATACCGCGCTGACGACCGACGAGCTTTTTGAGCTGCAGCGGCACTTCCACGTGAATCTAACCGACTCCGCGAGCGCGGGTATGTTCGAGTTCAATTTCGCCGAGCGGGAAATCAAGAGCCCGGGTGATTACGTCGACCAATTGGAGGCGCGGATGGCCATGGTCAAAGAACTAACTGGCTTGCGGCTACTGATCGCCAACCCGGGGCTACCCTTCTTTCACGAAATGATCTGGCCCCGGCTATTTGCCTTCAAACTATACATCTACGGCAGCACGGTGTGGAACTTTAGTGGGTGGCAGGACCTGAAATTCAAGCCGGAAGTCATCGATCAAAAGGTGCTGGACCGCGCCTTCGCCATCGGTGAATACTCCTACACCGTACCGGGCATCGAGTTGTGGACGCTCGGTATCCTCCACGCTACGCTGGACCAGATCGAGTTCATGCACCTGGCCGGCAAGTTTGCCGACGATGAGCAGGCCGACCTCTTACTGAGAGAACTGAGTAGTTTGGTTGATCACCTCGCGGAAATGTCCAGTACGGGCCGCAAATTCGTACCGGGAGCGGACCCAGAGCAGGGCGCCCTATTTTCCCCAGCCCACAACGAATTGGCCAACAACGATAACGTGGTGGTCATTGAATCCGACCAGGCCACCACGCTCTTCGCCACCTTCATTACGCCCAACTTCCTGCAAACGGTAAACCCTACTGTAGTGGGCCTGACGCAAAAATGGTTCCACGGTATTGATGCCCTTTCTACCCCACTCGGGGCTACCGCCGGGCGGCAGCGGGGTTGGTATTTCAAGCGGCTACGGAAGCAGTTAAAGGATGTTCGAAACCGGATTGAAAACGAGTAGAATTAAAAATTAATTCTGAGTCGCCACGCGTTATGCGAATTTTGCAACTCACGTAAGGGCCCTAAATATATCTTCGCACCAGAATTGACGGACTCCGGAAAGTGACACTGTTCAAACTCTATTTTTATTGTAATCTCAGTTTTAGAACCGATCACCACATTAGTGGTCATCGGTTTTGCTGATTCTAGGGGTCTGCTCTTCCGGGTCACTTTCCCCGAACGGTAAACTAGAATCACCTGACCTCGACCGCGGTACTGTCCAGTTCTACGGTGGGAATCTCGTAGCTGACGTTAAAATCGTCAATCACCGCATCCAGGATCTTATCCTCTCCGACGGTGTACTGCTGCTTTAATTTGTGGCCGTAGAGCCCGCCGAGGGTAGCCCAGTAGCGCGCCGTCATCCCGCCCCTGAGTTCCTTGATGAGGTCGTAGATCGGCGTATCGATCTCGTTTTCGATCATCGCGATCAGGATCTTGCCCTGGGTTTTGGACATCTTTTTCAGCGGCTCCTCAAACTTCTCCTGCAGCTCTTTTTGCAGGTTTTTGTTGTAGCGTTTGCGCTCCTTTTTGCTCATGTTCTGCGTCATGTATTCCGTCTCCCGGAAGATCCGGATGGCGTCCACGGCGAAGGGATAGGCACGTTGCGCGTAGATCCGGTAGCGGCGGTAAAGCTTAAAATCCTCCTCCGAATCGAAGGCCTCGGGCGAAGTCACCGACATATCGTCCAGCTGTGCGACGATCAGCGTATCCCCACAATCGTCCACGACGTAGGGGTAATATTTCCCGTCCACCTTAGTGTACCCACTATTCTGGGCGCTGACGCAGGTACCGAGCAAGGACAAGCAAAGAAGGGTGAATAGAATGCGCATGGGGTATTCGTTAGGCTACTACTATAAATGTTTTTCCGAGGGGGAAAGGTGTACAGGGTTTTGTTAAAAGATTTGGGTTGAGTAACCGAAATAGAGTGGTAACCAATTGGTTGAGCACTTAAAAAGGACTCCTATTTATTTCTCGTCAGCCCAAAAATAACGAAGGCGGCACCATTACTAGTACCGCCTCCGCTGGATGAATCGAAATCTGTTCTCGGCTACTGTGGATTGGGCCGGCCAATCACAATGGTCAGGTTTTTACCCCGGAAATCGGTCACCTCCGGGTAAGTACCTCCCGGGCTGATGAACATCTTACCCGGTGCGGTGGACGCCGTGATGGCATCGTTGATGGTTGCGTACCAAAGTTGCGTTTCTTCCAGGAAGACCCTTCCGTTCAAAGCTTCGCCGATGACCACGATCTGGGTGGAAGCAGCCGAACTGCTCGTCACGTCGATGGTAGCCGTCTTGGAACCAGCCATACTCGGGTCAAACTCAACTTCGATGGTGGCCGACTCATTCGGTGCCAGCGTGGTGGTGGAAGGCGTACCCACCACAAAGTCAGCACTCGAAGATTGAAAGCTGAGCCCGGTTACGTTAGCATTACCAGTATTTTGGATGGTAAAGGTCCGCGTCACGCGAGCGGCATTCTCGATGATGGTGGTACCGAAGTTGGTACTGACCTGCCCCGTTTCCACGAGGTTACCGCAGGCGACGACGACGTTACGCGTTACCTGAGTGGCCGCGTTACCCGCGTCATCCATAACGTTGAAGGTGACGGGGTAGGTCCCGGCCGTGGTCAGATCTACCTGAGAGTCATCAACCGTGATGTTGTTACTCAACCCACAATTATCAGTAGCCGTAGCGCCGGGGTCGGAGTAGGTTCCGCTAGTACACGTCAGCATCAGTGGGTTGGCACCGATGAGCGCAATGGTAGGCGCAGTCTGGTCCAGCACCGTCAGCACGATCTGGCAAGCCGTTGCCCCGGAGGTGTTCCCCGCAACGTCGCTGAGGGTTAGGTTGACCGTAAGGGTGCTGTTGTTGGTCTGGCCGGTCACGATACCACTGACGGATTGCTGTACGGTGTTGGTACCCAGATTACAGTTGTCCATCGCATCCGTAATTCCTGTGGTCAGATCCGGCACCATTACGGCGCAGTTGGGGTCTCCGTTCATGACCACGTTGCGGGCCGTTGGGCTGGGGCAGGTAAAGGTTGGCGGGGTGTTATCCGTACCCGCCGCGACCGTTACCGTAGAGGCAAAGGTGTCGTCACAGGTAGCGTCGTCAGTATCGGCGACGGAGATGGTGTATCCTCCGGCGGCCAGATTAGTGAAGTTCCCATCTGTATTCGTGATTGGAGTTCCACCTCCCATCGGCGTTGCCGTGTAGGTGATGGGGGTGGTTGCATTATTACAGGAGGTGCAGGTAGCTACGACGGTGATGGAACCATCCGCGGCACCGGGGCAACCCTCCGCTGTGGGCGTAGCCGAAGTGATGCTGAGGTCACAGGCGGGAACCGCTGTCCCGGAAACCGTGAAGGTATAAGGGTCGGCTCCCGGCAGACAGGCATCGGAATTAACGGTCACGGTAGCCGTGTTGCTTCCGGCGGCCAATGGGGCGTACCGAACGGTAAAGGTGGCCGTAGCACCACCGGCGACGGTAGTTGGAAGTGTGCCCACTAACGCAAAGCGCATCCCCTGAGTGACGTCAATACTGGAGATGTTCAGCGGAGAACCGCCTGAGTTGGAGATGGTGAAGGTCCGGTCCACGGTCGTTCCGACGAATACGTTGTTGCCAAAGTCCGTGTCGTTAGTGGCCGAGGCAGTAGCCGCGCCATTGGTGATCGGGTTACCCGCACCGCTGAGGGCGATACGGCCTACGGTGATGGCGGGGGCTGCGGCTACGGGCGCCGTTGAGAAGGTGGTAGTATTCAGGATGTTCGAAGCACCGCTACTATTGGACATATTGTAAGTATCACCGGAGCCATTATCGGAGGAAGAGCCGTCAGCAGCGCCCCAGTAATTGCCGGATGCGTCGATTTTGCTACCATTAATCAGGACGATAGCATCAGTCGAGTTACAAGCAAAATTGTTATTGATGATCTTCAATTCTTCATCGCTGGAATTAGCGGAGAAGTTTGCGCTGACGCCGATACTATTACCCTCCAGCGTATTCTCCGACAGAGTAGTATTGGTAAGTACGATATTGCCACCAGTACTTATGTTAATCGCCCGAAAACGGTCCTTCACCCGGTTCTTCGTAATGAGTGCGGGCGAAGAATTATTGACGCTAATGGCCGTGCTCCCTTGGTTGAGGTTAAGTCCGGCAGCCAGGCTGGGAATGTTTACCCCCTGAATGGTGACGTTATCACAATCGTCTACTCGCAATACGTCCGCGAAGACCTGTTCATAGGCGTCGGTAGCCTTCATAACTACCTCGCTATTCGCAAGCGTGCCGTCAGAGATTTTGAGATCTTCAATACCGGTTAGGCGATAAGCGCGACTACAGTCTACGAATGCATTGTCCTCAACAAATAAGCGCTTATTGGTGTTGGCGTTTGTCGTGAGATTAGTCAATGTGATGGCGCTTCGCGTACTGTTCCCTTCCACCCGGGTTAGTACGTTGTCCGTAATGGTTACATCACTAGTACGGTTAACGAGCACGGCGAAGAACTTAAGGTCTGGAAAGGCGGAATTCGTCACCGCTACGCGTTCACACAGGTCTAGCGAGGCACCTTGGTCGCGATTACCAATTGTAATATCATCCAGCGTTACTTGCTCACAATTTTCCACGGTCATCCCCGTACCGCTTTTATTCGTGCCGGAAAAGCTGATATCGAATCCACTGACGGTCAAATTATCGCATTCACTGAAGTACAGTGGGAGGGTGGTGCACTCCTTAAGTCCATCACCATCAGCGATCAGCACTTCCGGTGATCCAGACGTTGCAAGGATGGGATTATCAATTCCGGTGATGCGAAAACCGCGTGGGCATGCATTCATATCGTTACCCCTTACGTTCATACGCAGACCATTTGCATCCGGGGTTATCGTGGCGAGACTAATGGCTGCGTAGTTTGTTGCGGTGGCACTTTGATTAATGACGTTATTAAGAATGCTTGCTCCTTTACAACGGAAAATGGAGATGGCATTACGCTGGGAACTATTCACCGTACAGTTCTGCACGGTCAGTGTTTCCGTATTCGTAACCTTTATGCCTTCCACTCGCTTACCAACCGTTACGTTATCAATCAATAGGTTAGGACAATTGTTGGCGTCAATGCCGGTTCCACTCGTACCACCTCCAGTATGGCTGAGGTCAAAATCTCTAAGGTTAAGATTTGCGCAGTTATTGGCATATATTATCGTTGCTCGCGCAGTCTTATGGCCATCGCTATCCCGTAACAGTATTTCTGGATCAGTACTCGTGACGCTTGAATTTTTCAGCGTAACGTCTGGAATGCCAATAATCTGTAGTACGTTCTCATCATTGGAGAAGGTATTATTTCGAACGTTCATACGGTTACCCGCGCTTCCGGTAATATTACTCAATTGGATGGAAGAGCTACCGTTACCTGCGCCCGTATCGGTAAAAGCATTGCCCGTCACGGTATGTCCGGTACCTCGGTCAATTCTAACTCCTTCCCGAAATAAAGTGGTAAATGTGGAGCTTGTTACACTGGTAGTATTACAATTCAATAACTGCACTCCTCTTTCTCGTGCTGAACTTACCAACCGGTCAATTGTCACGCCGTCGCTATTTAACACCAAAATACTATTGCCCCGCCTAGCCGTACTACCCAGTGGGTCTACGTAGGAGAGATCAAAGTTTTCGAGTATCAGGTTATCGCAGTTGTCACACGTAAGCACCGTCCCCGTAGTACTCTTGTGGCCGTCAGTATCCTTGAGTAAAATTTCGGGGTCCGTGGGCGAGAGGACAGTGTTCCTAAGCTTCAGTCCGCTAACATTTTTTACGGATAGCGTACTACCTCCACCGGAAATAGAGTTATTTCGAACGTTAAGGCGGCTTCCAGCTACCCCCGTTATATCATGTACTTTAATGTAAGTAGCACTAATATTCGTAGCACCATTACTAAACATATTATTAGTAATGGTGTGGTTAGTCCCCAGCCGAACATTAACATTGTCTCCTTTGACATTGGAGAAGCTGGAATTTATTATTTCAGTACCCGTACAGGTAAATAGCTCAATGCCTTTATCGCGTCTATCCACCGTAAGGTTATCCACCGATAAGTTATCACACAAGCTTGCGCTGATGGCCGTACCGCGTATGTTTGACCCATTTGGATCCACATAAGAAAGGTCAAAATTATCCAGGCTGAGATTGTCGCAATTCGCCAGCTTGAGTACCGTACCAGACATGTCTACTCCTACGTTTGTAGGTAGTAAAATTTCGGGGCTTCCCGAATTCGCAATGGTGAGATTATCCATCGCTTGAATCAGCAGAGCATTACTACCGAATTGAAAGCTGTTTCCAGATACCGATAGACGATTACCACCTACACCTGCACTGATGTTATTGAGGCTAAGCGCCGCCTGCCCGGCGTCAAAGTTGCTACTGAGGAAAGTATTGTTTTGAATCGTTACGTCTGAGCCCATTACCACCTGCAAACCATTCTTTTGAATATTCTCGAAGATTGAATTCTCCACCACAACGATGTCTGCATCCCTAATAAATATGCCTTCAAACAAATGCTTGGCGATGACATTGCGGATAGTGAGGTTATCACAATTGTTGATGTTCATTGCATCTCCACGCCGGAAGGTAGTGCCAGCTTGATCGTAGCTTACATTAATACCATCGATGGTAGCATTATGGCAATTAGATATTCCCAACTTACGCCCATTCGTTGACGTAATCTCCGCCCCCTGGATCTGAACTTCATCGGCAGCTGTGATTCCGATGGTGATGTCACCAATATTGTTGAAGTTGAAAGCCGCACCACCGTTCGTAATAACATTACCGCGTATATTCAACAAGCGCGGCGCTCCACCAACTCCCTGGATGCTCCCAAGGTCGATGTGAGTCGTATTGCTTTTTGCACCATTGAAAGCGTTATTGGTGACGGTAACGTCCGCCGCATCTAATATCTTGACAGCGTTTCCAACGTTAGTGAACACCATATCCGTCACGCTTACTTTCACCGCTTGGTTCGTGTGGACGCCGCCCACTTTACCCTGGTTAAAGTTCGTATTGGTCGAAGCAATCTCTAGCCCGAGGACGGTCAGTTCCATCACTGGAGTATTACCCAGCGTTTTGAAAACCCCGGAACTATTGCGGTCACTCTCAATCTTCACCGTAGGCATCCCGGCCGCGTAGCCCATCGACGTTGATCCATCAATGGTCAGATCATCAGAGATTGCAATCATATCAACAGTACTCAGCGAGATAGTACCGGAAAAACCCGCAAACGAGATGATGTCCGGCCCCGCCGTAGTATTAGCCTGATCTATAGCCCAACGCAGCGAGCCTGCCGTGTTAATGTCGTCACTGTCGTTGGTGACGATGAAAGTGGCCGCCTTTAGCGAAGTCGCCGCGGTAAAAAACACGAGCAGCAGTGCCACGATAGGGCGTAGCTGCGGAATAAAAGTTCTGTGGTGGAACATGACAGTGGTGAAGCAGCCAACCGCCGCGAGTACCTAGACCCTACGCCCAAATCATGAAATTTGAATGCAGACGAACGAATAAGTGTGGTTAGACAGTGAAGGTAACGAAGAGGAAAGCCTGGTTAGTAGTTTAAATCGCGCGCAAGGTAATTAGACTCAGGCGTCATTTCCAACCTTCACGTACACTTTCGGCCATTACGGAGAGGAATGGACATCCAACAAGAAACCTACCGCAGCAAATTCACCACCCCACTCCCCAAGGTAACCTCCCCGTCCGACCAACGCACCCGGTACCGGACAATGTAAGTCCCCGTTGGCCGATCATCGCCGTCCCAGCCGGCGTTGAGGTCACCAGCCGGAAAGTCACCTGCGCGGAAGACTTCCCCGCCCCACCGGTCGTACACGGCCATTTCTTCCACCGTCGCCCTACCCGCGCGGGTGTAGACCATCAGACGGTCGTTGACGCCATCACCGTTGGGGCTGAAGGCCGTGGGCAGGTAGGCATCCCGGCGGCGGGCGATTTGTACTAACGTGGAGTCGGTCGCCAGGCAGCCGGATTCATCCATTACCGTGGCAAATACCAATGTTGGATTCAGCGGCTCCATATCTAGGGCCGGGCAGTTAAGGCAGGTGGCCTCCGCCAGGGTATCACTCACCAGGTAGCTGTATACGTAGCCACCGCGGCCCCCGTCGGCACTGGCGGGTAATTGAATGCGGTCCCCTTCGAGAACGACTACGTTATCGGGCAGATCCACGGTGAGTGGAGCGGGGTCCGAAATGGTAAAGGTCTCCGTTACCTCACAGCCATTTCCGTATTGTATCGCTACGGTGTAGCCACCCGTCGCCACGCTGTCCAGCACTGCTGGGCTGGTAAAGAGAGAGTCGTTAACCCGTAAGCTTGTGGCACCAATCAAATCACCAATCAGGATACGCGCGTCGTCTGCGCCGGCGCAGGAGATGTCCAGCACCTCAACCAAGTCGTCGATCATGGGTGCGGTCGTCAGGCTGAACGTGTAATTCACCACGCTATCGCAAGTGCCGGGCCGGGTGAATCGCCGTTCCACCACCGTATCTCTGGCAACCGTGATTATCTCATCACCCACTGCTACTGGTCCCGCCTCGCACAGCGTTTCGGCCACGCTTACGGTAGTTTCCCGACCCACAAAAACCCGGTAGGTCTGGGCGCTGTCGCAGGTGCCAGGTTGGGGATATAATTCAGTAAAGACGGTATCCTGAGTAATAAAGTAGGTTCCTTGATCGGTTGTAAGCATCTCTGCATTACAGTAGTTCAGTACGGTCGTATTGGCTGCGCCTTCCTCCACGGAAATTTGATAGGTGACGGTACTGTCGCAAGCCCCCGCCGTAGGATATACCTCGGTGAAGGTGGTATCCTGGGTGACGAAGTAATCGGACCGCTCAGTAACGAACAACGTCGGCTCACAGAAGCGATCGGTGACCAGCATACTTGGCGCCTCGTCAATAAAGATGCGGTAGGTCTGGATGCTGTCGCATTCCCCCGGCCGTAAGTACGTTTCCTCGATCACCGTATCGCGGGTCACGAAATAGGTATCCTGCCCGGTCGTTACGGTGGAGGGGCCACATCTCCGGTCCCTTACCTCGGCACCCGCGGCAGCGCCCAACTGGACGGTGGTTACGCGCGAACCCGTACATCCTTCTGCGGTGGTAAACGGCTCGTTGATCACCGTATCCTGAGTGACGAAGTAAGTCCCACCAGCAGTAACCACCGGCCCGGGCTGGCAGATAAACTCGTTAAATTGTTCGTCCACGGCGGGTCGAATCGTGACCGTGTAGGTATGCACGGAATCGCAAGTGCCAGGACGGACAAAGGTCTCCTCAATCACCGTATCCCGGGTAACGAAGTAGGTACTGATGCCAGTCGCGAAAGTCTCCGGACCACAGAGTTGGTCACTACTCGCCCCCGTTACCCCACTACCAATCGTAACCGTGTAGGTATGCACGGAATCGCAGGTGCCAGGCCGGACAAAGGTTTCCTCAATAACCGTATCTCGTGTTATGAAATAGGTACCGAGGCCAGTCGTGTATAGTTCCGGACCACAAAGTTGGTCACTACTCGCCCCCGTCACCCCACTACCGATCGTGACCGTGTAGGTGTGCACGGAATCGCAAGTGCCGGGCCGGACAAAGGTTTCCTCAATCACCGTATCCCGCGTGACGAAGTAGGTGCTGAGACCAGTCGCGAAAGTCTCCGGACCACAAAGTTGGTCACTACTCGCCCCCATCACCCCACTACCGATGGTAACCGTGTAGGTATGCACGGAATCGCAAGTTCCGGGCCGAACAAAGGTTTCCTCAATCACCGTATCCTGCGTCACGAAGTAGGTATTGAGACCAGCCGCGTAGGTCTCCGGACCACAAAGTTGGTCACTACTCGCCCCCGTCACCCCACTGCCGATCGTGACCGTGTAGGTATGCACGGAATCGCAAGTGCCAGCACGGACGAAGGTCTCCTCAATCACCGTATCCCGCGTAACGAAGTAGGTACTAAGGCCGGTCGCAAAAGTCTCCGGGCCACACAAACTGAAGTCACTACCAGCCTGCACCGCGGGCGTAATGGTAACGCGGAAAACCTCAGTACTATCGCACCCCGCTGCGGAGGTAAAGCGCTCCGTAATCACCGTATCCTGGGTAACGAAGTAGGACGCCGCACCCGTACTAACTAACTGCGGCCCACACTGGCTGACGGTAGTTTCATTCAAGAATAATTCGTTCACCGTAACCTCCGTGATGCGCAAACTGTCTCCTCCACTCTCGGCGACGTACCGCTCTCGGATCGTCGTATCCTGGGTAACGAAGTAATCCGCTTGCGGGGTGGTGAATAGCCCCGGCCCGCACTGGGTAGCGGTTCCCGTGGTGGTTACGGCAGACGGGCGGACGAGTACGTATGTCTGCATCGAATCGCAGCCATTACTCCCTACGTAAGTCTCCGTAATAATAGTATCACCATTGATCGCGTAGGTGCCCTGAGCGGTGATGAGGTTATCCTGATTAAAGGGATCAAAAGTGAGCGTGTCCCGCGTAAGGTCATTGACAGTCACCGAATAGGTGATTGTGCTATCACACCCCGTCACGCTGCTGTACAATTCGTTGATCAGGGTATCTTGCGTGACGAAGTACACCGCCCGCTCGGTCACCACCTCCCCCGGGCCACACTGGTTGACCGGGATGACCTCCTGGCTTTCTTCGCCAATGAAGATCTGGTAGGTATGGACGCTGTCACATTCGCCAGGGCGCGCGTAGGTCTCTTCGATAACGGTGTCCCGCTCCACGAAGTAATTGGTCTGCCCGGAAAAGAATACCGTCGGCTCGCAGAAATTGGAGGTCGTCGTAGCGCCCAGAACGTCGCTGATCGTGATGCGATACGTTTGGAGACTATCGCAGTTCTCTACCGTCGTGTAGGTTTCCGTAAAGACGGTATCCTGAGTGATGAAGTAGTCTTGCTGGTCGGTTTGAAAAGCGCTGGCACCGCACAACGTCCGTTGGGTTTCGTTGCTCGGCGATGAGTTGGTCGTGATGATGAAGCGGTGCAAACTATCGCAGAAGGCCAGCGTCTGATACATCTCCTCGATGATCGTATCCTGGTTGATTCGGTAGCGTCGCATCCCGGTGATGTAATCCGTCCCGGCACAGACTACGGGGAAGCTCTCCCCCACGATGCCACCGGCGTCAATACTCACCCGGTAGATCTGGGTACTGTCACATCCACCCGCGCTGGGGTAGGTTTCGTTGATTACGGTATCCTGCGTAACGAAGTAGGTCCGTAGATCGGTAGTAACCCGCGTATTGCCGCAGCCTTCCAACTCAATGTCTGGCCCCGACACGTTTTCGTTGATTGTGATGGTATAGGTGACGGTGCTATCACAACCGTCAAAAGCGGAGAACACTTCGGTGATGACAGTATCCTGCGTAACGAAGTAGGTCTCCGCACCAGTAAAGTAGGCCGTTGGCGCGCAGTAATTATCCCGCACCGCTCCGGTGATGGCCTCCCCTACGGTAATTACGTAGGACTGTACACTGTCACAACCACTCACGCGGAGGTAGGTCTCTTCGAAGGTGGTATCCTGGGTAATGAAGTAATCCTGCTGGTCCGTACTGTACGGCCCTGGCGCGCAGAGGTAATCCGTCGCTTCCTCCTCCACCACCAGGCGGACGTAGAGGGCAAAACTGACCGTACTGTCACACCCATTCGCGGCTACGTAGGTTTCGGAAATCAGCGTATCGGTTGTGATGGTGTACACCCCCTGGTCCGTAATAAATTGGTTCAGCGGCAGACAGGGGATTTGAAAGGTGGTCTGCGGACTCTCCAGCACGGTGATGAGGTAGCGCTGCGTACTGTCCACCCCACTGCTGGCGGTGTACATCTCCGTAATGGTCGTATCCTGAGTAACGAAGTAGGCCGATTGGTTAGTGATGTACAGCCCCTGCCCGCACTGGTCCACCAAAATGTCCGGCCCCGTTACGTCGTTGGCCGTAACCTGAAAGGTGATGTTGCGGACGCTATCGCAACCATTAGCTCCCGTGTATACCTCGCGCTCCGTCTCTCCATCCGCCGGCGTATAGGTCATCTGCGCGGTCGTGTAAGAATCCCCGGCGGAGAGCATGACCAGGGTATCGATGGGTGCAATGGACCCATCCACCACCGTATAGCGCGTGGCACCGGAACAGGTGGCATTCGTTTGCTCCAATTCAACAATACCCGGCACGGAAAGCGTGATGGATGCGTAGCTCAAATTGCTCGCCGTTCCGCTAATGACGTTCCAGGAATAGCCAGCCGCGGCAGGTTCGGGTACGGTAATGGTGACCGTCGCTTCGTCGCAGGCGGTGATGGTTTGGTCTGCTTCAAGGTCCAACCCACCGTTGGTGATCCGGATGGTATCGGTCAGTTGGCACTCCCCTTCGTCGAAGACGATATTCAGGTAGTACGTACCGGGGCCAGGGGGTTGAAATTCCGCATCCGTGGAGCCATCCTGCCACAAATAATCCGCCACGAAACCGGGTGGGACGTTCGGTGAGACCGGGGGAATGTTCGCATTACAAATGTCCAGATCGGGCCCGAGGAATTCCCGGTCGAGGGAGCGGACCACTCCGTTGGTTTCAAAGACCCACCCCGGGCTGGAATTATTGATGTTGGTGGAGTTCCGGCCGGCCAGCTTACCACCCGGCCCAGTTGCGCTCACATTATCAAGGCGGACGTAATCCATCTCCGCTTCCGCGCCTGCCACCATCCGGATCGTGGACGTGGCACCGGCCCGATCCGGTTCAATACCGATGGGGAAACAGGCCGTCCCGACGGCAATCAACCGCTCGTGAATGACCAGGCTTTCGGGGTCCTGATCCAGCGCGTAGTTCTTTCCTTTCGTAAGAATCAGACTATCCACGCTTACCGGGCCGTCAAAGATGCCCCCTCCGCGAAAGATCGCCGTCCGCACCCGCGCCCGCTCCGGCCCGGGTCCGCCGGGGGAGTTAGCGATGAGCTCCGCGTTCTGTTCGTTGTCCGGGCTGGTATATTCCAGCGTCATGTCGTAGTCACCTGGGTTCAGATAGGCCGTACCGTAACTACTGGGGAAGATGATATAGGCATCATCCACCAGTAACTGCGTCTCCCGCGAGCTGATCATCCGAATGGGGAAAGAGCTGGCGGTTAGCGTACACCTACTGGACCCAAGGTCACAGATCGTCTGTACCGGTGAGCCCGCCGGCGCCGGGCTGATGATAATGAGCGAGATATCGATCTCATGGTCATTGGAATTAAAGCGCCCGTTCTTACA includes these proteins:
- a CDS encoding gliding motility-associated C-terminal domain-containing protein, yielding MKAFHLLLLLLSLSCTLSADSYYWVGGSGEWDDVGHWATTSGGSNLYFSIPSANDDVFIDANSFTGPDQTIDLLQIFAQCRNLRITTNEPGAALIGGGFSSTDGGLDIHGDLFISGSLEWQYSSLLTFRGTNGPTSINTGGKLIRSAVTLEGTPTSIFNVQGDFSSTRRFLKQSGAVDFAAGATLAASAVTFRGDGQEDYADLFIQATGTVELDLDATEAASCATLRVEITANNIVYLRIGGEAVPRIAEFTYVQTGPGSYLSMDERFDFSVPNQELSFDAVTLNGDTRLNPNLRASELEYGPGWQHEINDGTVITVEDELRILGTCTERIGFTADQEAFFSAPAAATINVEGADFTNISASGGANFTANESGGFGNVSGWSFVSANGFDRYWVGNSGDWTDTNHWSYTSGGPSGACVPGPSNNVIFDAASFTVPGQTVTILEGQVSARTMDWRGNNDAATLYMERNGDLDLYGSLYLTTNCTWDSEAQNARLNFRGDGAGKEIQSDGGTARLRLEFQGLNGEWTLLDSLEASSDIIVDQGSLITADYPLSCGGFLLTRNDASVDFGTSTIYLKSTNGTARRRFQLDADGTSFFEASQASLISYETEAELEIELESDGTEQNHIKSIFTSGPTEIKARDFYAETVEVLRSTTFNLNGRIDNLLLSPGSTYSFEGTGGGSELATDNFRAEGSCTDKITLESVSGTYTLRSATPQSGMNLQIENVAAAGTTWTATESLDLGGAAGWTFTGAPTSRTVYWVGGAGSWFDSAHWSETTGGAGGACIPSRIDDVVLDAASFNAAGELRFYEGATPAGSSVPECRTFDARGLDEDVNFLGDDFDFYGSCFLDNRITNELENHNFRGTGTVNFQPAGREVDELNILGSGTLNLRGPILDGTIIDCKNGRFNSNDHEIDISLIIISPAPAGSPVQTICDLGSSRCTLTASSFPIRMISSRETQLLVDDAYIIFPSSYGTAYLNPGDYDMTLEYTSPDNEQNAELIANSPGGPGPERARVRTAIFRGGGIFDGPVSVDSLILTKGKNYALDQDPESLVIHERLIAVGTACFPIGIEPDRAGATSTIRMVAGAEAEMDYVRLDNVSATGPGGKLAGRNSTNINNSSPGWVFETNGVVRSLDREFLGPDLDICNANIPPVSPNVPPGFVADYLWQDGSTDAEFQPPGPGTYYLNIVFDEGECQLTDTIRITNGGLDLEADQTITACDEATVTITVPEPAAAGYSWNVISGTASNLSYASITLSVPGIVELEQTNATCSGATRYTVVDGSIAPIDTLVMLSAGDSYTTAQMTYTPADGETEREVYTGANGCDSVRNITFQVTANDVTGPDILVDQCGQGLYITNQSAYFVTQDTTITEMYTASSGVDSTQRYLITVLESPQTTFQIPCLPLNQFITDQGVYTITTDTLISETYVAANGCDSTVSFALYVRLVVEEEATDYLCAPGPYSTDQQDYFITQDTTFEETYLRVSGCDSVQSYVITVGEAITGAVRDNYCAPTAYFTGAETYFVTQDTVITEVFSAFDGCDSTVTYTITINENVSGPDIELEGCGNTRVTTDLRTYFVTQDTVINETYPSAGGCDSTQIYRVSIDAGGIVGESFPVVCAGTDYITGMRRYRINQDTIIEEMYQTLAFCDSLHRFIITTNSSPSNETQRTLCGASAFQTDQQDYFITQDTVFTETYTTVENCDSLQTYRITISDVLGATTTSNFCEPTVFFSGQTNYFVERDTVIEETYARPGECDSVHTYQIFIGEESQEVIPVNQCGPGEVVTERAVYFVTQDTLINELYSSVTGCDSTITYSVTVNDLTRDTLTFDPFNQDNLITAQGTYAINGDTIITETYVGSNGCDSMQTYVLVRPSAVTTTGTATQCGPGLFTTPQADYFVTQDTTIRERYVAESGGDSLRITEVTVNELFLNETTVSQCGPQLVSTGAASYFVTQDTVITERFTSAAGCDSTEVFRVTITPAVQAGSDFSLCGPETFATGLSTYFVTRDTVIEETFVRAGTCDSVHTYTVTIGSGVTGASSDQLCGPETYAAGLNTYFVTQDTVIEETFVRPGTCDSVHTYTVTIGSGVMGASSDQLCGPETFATGLSTYFVTRDTVIEETFVRPGTCDSVHTYTVTIGSGVTGASSDQLCGPELYTTGLGTYFITRDTVIEETFVRPGTCDSVHTYTVTIGSGVTGASSDQLCGPETFATGISTYFVTRDTVIEETFVRPGTCDSVHTYTVTIRPAVDEQFNEFICQPGPVVTAGGTYFVTQDTVINEPFTTAEGCTGSRVTTVQLGAAAGAEVRDRRCGPSTVTTGQDTYFVTRDTVIEETYLRPGECDSIQTYRIFIDEAPSMLVTDRFCEPTLFVTERSDYFVTQDTTFTEVYPTAGACDSTVTYQISVEEGAANTTVLNYCNAEMLTTDQGTYFITQDTVFTELYPQPGTCDSAQTYRVFVGRETTVSVAETLCEAGPVAVGDEIITVARDTVVERRFTRPGTCDSVVNYTFSLTTAPMIDDLVEVLDISCAGADDARILIGDLIGATSLRVNDSLFTSPAVLDSVATGGYTVAIQYGNGCEVTETFTISDPAPLTVDLPDNVVVLEGDRIQLPASADGGRGGYVYSYLVSDTLAEATCLNCPALDMEPLNPTLVFATVMDESGCLATDSTLVQIARRRDAYLPTAFSPNGDGVNDRLMVYTRAGRATVEEMAVYDRWGGEVFRAGDFPAGDLNAGWDGDDRPTGTYIVRYRVRWSDGEVTLGSGVVNLLR